The sequence tggaaagtctatacatatgcgtagaagacatgattctttgaaattactaatctccactggcgttatttccatagatatgacaaggtccaaggagaatatcgcgaaccctttgacgaaaggttttcccaaggagatagttagtaaagcatcgaaggggatggggcttaggctcgaataattaaacttgccatgaaggatactcaaccttgctgactggagattccaataacaaggttccGAATGAGAcgactaatttatggtgggtaaaggtaaacactatcagagaatttcattctctttcccttccctatggtgttgatgtgatagtgtgactgcatgtggaggatgacttttaactaagtcttaatgagttttatagtttcaatttaagattgaagtggggtgtagcagtaaacactcttgatggatctcacttatctgaatgaggaagtgggtcgcttccaatgagaatggagccgattctctaaagcattttgagaaacaggatatgtccagggccaaaatggacaaaacggcacaaacttagcaacacttggaggatatcatgcatggatgttattagaattacactaaacactagcagttcaagacatagttcactgtctagctagtagttccggtagcttctctctaagcaaggttcaaaacctcgtggacacctttgcctaaatggtattttccgtactctgatttttcgttttttaccgagatttcattcatgtgggggattgttggagaaaatgagttatttaataaatgattttttggtcttggtgtggtttgatctcatgaccttagggtctaaggatactcactcatttttgagtgaatgaaatggaacctttagtcccacattgtggaatactaaagaggtgctccgctatattaccatgttctcatggatatgttgtaaaacaatgtgggtggagcgggtgaagcgaaaaatacatgtttcgacccatgcccatgcgcgtgtaccaagcaccaagtccgtgtctacttgaaaaatacatgtttcgacccatgcccatgcgcgtgtaccaagcaccaagtccgtgtctacttgaaattattttttgcaagtttttaacttgataaataatttatttaagagttttatttatggaaaaaattctctttttgtgtttaattgttttacaagaaacaaaactcgttttataagaaaaaaacctaaacctaacttgatttgcaagttaattttcctataaatacaactcgaaaatctcttttcaaaacacacaagcagcgaccatctctaggtctacttttcttcatcttcttgcttttattttcgtgcggcgttttacttccatccccgttgctgagtttaagagtgggtaacttgtattgtgctaagaCAAGTTATAtagggcagtcttatcctggacacatcttcgcacgttggggtttagcattacttttgAGTATACCCGGGAACTAATTTGTTaaagacagcttgttgaacctgtgattctgccctcatcaatttgttcgtgatagagttgtttgataaggttctttatatttattgtttgatacatctgacgtttcttctattgttgcaagactccaacaagaACAAGATTGGGGGAATTTTCAAGTCGAAAAAGAAATGAGAATTATTCAAGAAACTAGACTCAAATATGGTAGATTCTTCTTTCGCTTTCCTGAGGGAGAATCtgctgctgatgtttatgatcgtGTTGCAAGTAcgtaatctcttttttttttgttttatttgctCTCCgtctatataaaaaatatatatctctctaataaaaTGGTAAACTCGTTAAGTGCATACAAGTTATGgttgatatatatatatggacTGACTTCTTGTTAGGCAGATTTTCTTGAGTCATTGTGGAGAGGTATACACAACAACAGACTACAACAGCATGAATCAGATGACGATGAGATAAACTTAGTGATAGTAACGCACAAATGCGCAGCTAGAGTTTACTTGATGAAATGGTTTGGATGCACAGTTGAGCAATTTGAGTATATAAACAATTTCGAAAACGGTGAAGTTGTGATTATGGAGTTAGGGTCAGGTGGTGAATATAGTTTAGCAGTTCATCATACTGACGAAGAATTTGAAAGATGGGGTTTATCTCCAGAAATGGTATCTGATCAGAAATGGAGACTTACTGCAAAGAAAGGTGAATGGAACGAGAAATGTTCTTGGCATCTTGATGGTTTCTTCGATCATCTTCAACActcttcagatgaaaatgatgatggtgatgaaattGAAAAGACAGATTGACAATTGGTTGTACCTGTCTCGTCCTCTTGATTATGTGTGTAATTTGTATATTAATTCTCTTGATACTCTCTGTGAACGGTGTGAATGATAAattgtgttttctttttattgtttGTCGACACGTTAGCTGCCTGAAGTAAAACAATGGGTGCCAATATAAATAACTGGAGCATAGAAAGTACTACAGAGTTTAATAAGCAAAAAACCAGTGAGATTTGTACAGTGGAAAATGTAAAAATGGCGAGTACCCAAGAAAATTCATTAAATTTCCTCGTGTTCTACCTATTCTTCATCCCAACTATCCTTTATCTTTTTCACACTCTAATTTTCCATAAATTAACTATAGGAAATGAACAGATCAGAATAAAAAGAAATCCAAATCTTCCTTTAAGATTTAACTATGATTGCACTTTCAAAATCCTTCAGGTAAGTAAAAAAGTTCAAAAATTTACTTCCTTTCACTCTTCATTCTTCTTAATACTGATTTTTAAGGTCTGGGTTCTAATTCTTTTTTGGTTTTCCGTTGTGGGTTTCTTTAGATTGCAGATATGCATTATGCAAATGGGAAAATGACTAGATGTAAAGATGTAATGGCATCTGAGTTTGAGTATTGTTCAGATCTTAATACCACTTTGTTTGTCAAGAGAATGATTGAAGCTGAGAAACCTGATTTTATTGCTTTTACAGGTATTTACATTAAAACCACTATAAATTTATCTCTGGATTTAAGGGTTTGTATTAATAGTGTTAGAAAAAAcgatttaaaattaccaatttttccatggactgtgttttgatccctagacctattgcccattagttgttttttcttttg comes from Papaver somniferum cultivar HN1 chromosome 7, ASM357369v1, whole genome shotgun sequence and encodes:
- the LOC113295839 gene encoding phosphoglycerate mutase-like protein AT74 yields the protein MGTIMFDLIKEDELESVLQNGIDLDVHGFPNLDVDILKEFVETCGALMASQDVRTSNISYISSPVTNEVPLPSVVLQQEQDWGNFQVEKEMRIIQETRLKYGRFFFRFPEGESAADVYDRVANFLESLWRGIHNNRLQQHESDDDEINLVIVTHKCAARVYLMKWFGCTVEQFEYINNFENGEVVIMELGSGGEYSLAVHHTDEEFERWGLSPEMVSDQKWRLTAKKGEWNEKCSWHLDGFFDHLQHSSDENDDGDEIEKTD